A window from Candidatus Arthromitus sp. SFB-rat-Yit encodes these proteins:
- the rimP gene encoding ribosome maturation factor RimP: MDSLVNLIRENISSTINDIGYKIYHIEYVNELGHNYLRVMINHNDISEKITIKDCEIVAKTINLIIDDLDIKDKFFLEVSSPGINRKLYTLDQMKDVINERVCVRLIKSFEGDKKYIGTLIDVSNRSIKIKIEDKELEFDLDMVKNINLEEIS, translated from the coding sequence TTGGATAGTTTGGTTAACTTGATTAGAGAAAATATTAGTAGCACTATAAATGATATAGGATATAAAATTTATCATATTGAGTATGTGAATGAGTTGGGTCACAATTATCTAAGGGTGATGATTAACCATAATGATATAAGCGAGAAAATCACTATTAAAGATTGTGAAATTGTTGCGAAAACTATCAATCTTATTATAGATGATCTCGACATAAAGGATAAATTTTTTTTAGAAGTGTCTTCTCCTGGGATTAATAGAAAGTTATATACTCTAGATCAAATGAAGGACGTAATAAATGAGCGGGTTTGTGTTAGATTGATTAAAAGTTTTGAGGGAGATAAAAAATATATTGGAACTCTAATTGATGTAAGTAATCGTAGTATTAAAATTAAAATTGAAGATAAAGAATTAGAATTTGACCTTGATATGGTAAAAAATATAAATTTAGAGGAAATATCTTAG
- the nusA gene encoding transcription termination factor NusA yields MNKEFIDALKIIVKDKGISEDLIFTTIEDALIAAYKKNYANQGASQNVKVTMNRVTGEIKVFAQKLIVESIRYSSLEIILDDAQKISPYYNIGDICDVEVTPKSFGRVAATLAKQVVTQRIKEAERDLLYKEYVKKEFQIITGKVLRNDKDHVFINIGRIETILRTSDKIPKEKFMMNEKIKLYVSEVINSPKGTQVHVSRTDPNFVKKLFELEVSEIQEGIVEIKNIVREAGARTKMSVFSNMEEVDPVGACVGEQGLRVRNVVNELKNEKIDIIKWSEDPEVYISNALNPASIYKISLDSEKKLADVIVDDSQLSLAIGKEGQNVRLAAKLTGWKIDIKALSKVENSLHESNAKEEEIYGNNIVDVNEEIIQEEIVNEK; encoded by the coding sequence ATGAATAAAGAATTTATAGATGCACTTAAAATTATAGTTAAAGATAAAGGAATCAGTGAAGATTTAATCTTCACAACAATAGAGGATGCTCTTATCGCAGCATATAAGAAAAACTATGCTAATCAAGGAGCCTCTCAAAATGTAAAAGTAACGATGAATAGAGTTACTGGTGAAATAAAAGTTTTTGCACAGAAATTAATTGTGGAATCGATTCGATATTCTTCTTTGGAAATTATTTTAGATGATGCTCAAAAAATAAGTCCCTATTATAATATTGGAGATATATGTGATGTTGAGGTTACTCCAAAAAGCTTTGGACGTGTTGCAGCTACGCTTGCAAAGCAAGTAGTAACTCAAAGGATTAAGGAAGCAGAACGTGATTTGTTATACAAGGAGTATGTGAAAAAAGAATTTCAAATTATAACAGGTAAAGTTCTTCGTAATGATAAAGATCATGTATTTATAAATATAGGGCGTATTGAAACCATTTTAAGAACAAGTGACAAAATTCCAAAAGAAAAATTTATGATGAATGAGAAAATAAAACTTTATGTTTCAGAGGTTATTAATTCACCAAAAGGAACTCAAGTTCATGTTTCGAGAACTGATCCAAATTTTGTAAAAAAATTATTTGAATTGGAAGTTAGTGAAATACAAGAAGGTATCGTTGAAATTAAAAATATTGTTCGTGAAGCGGGTGCTAGAACAAAAATGTCAGTTTTTTCTAATATGGAAGAGGTTGATCCTGTAGGAGCGTGTGTTGGAGAGCAAGGTCTTAGAGTAAGAAATGTTGTTAATGAACTTAAAAATGAAAAGATTGATATTATAAAATGGAGTGAGGATCCTGAAGTATACATATCAAATGCCTTGAATCCCGCTAGTATATATAAGATTTCGCTTGACTCAGAAAAGAAATTAGCCGATGTTATAGTTGATGATTCCCAACTTTCTTTAGCTATAGGTAAGGAAGGGCAAAATGTAAGGTTGGCCGCTAAATTAACTGGATGGAAGATAGATATAAAGGCATTATCAAAAGTTGAAAATTCTTTACATGAAAGTAATGCAAAAGAGGAAGAGATTTATGGAAATAATATTGTCGATGTTAATGAGGAGATAATTCAAGAGGAAATAGTTAATGAAAAATAA
- the rnpM gene encoding RNase P modulator RnpM, with the protein MKNKEVLLRKCIGCNERRNKYELIRICRTPDKTIKVDETCKADGRGVYVCKDNLKCLDKSIKFNKICRSLKIEIPLEIINELQKKLEKI; encoded by the coding sequence ATGAAAAATAAAGAAGTTTTACTTAGAAAATGTATCGGATGCAATGAACGACGTAACAAATATGAACTAATAAGAATATGTAGGACTCCTGACAAAACAATTAAAGTCGATGAAACTTGTAAAGCGGATGGCAGAGGAGTATATGTTTGTAAAGATAATTTAAAGTGTTTAGATAAAAGTATTAAGTTTAATAAGATTTGTAGATCTTTAAAAATAGAAATTCCGCTAGAGATTATAAATGAATTACAAAAGAAATTAGAAAAAATTTAG